Proteins from one Telopea speciosissima isolate NSW1024214 ecotype Mountain lineage chromosome 1, Tspe_v1, whole genome shotgun sequence genomic window:
- the LOC122667739 gene encoding signal peptide peptidase-like 2: MDLQILLRAVFLAALLVFVSLPYSVYAGDIVQDDDQAPSQPGCNNNFVLVKVQTSVDGIQGSEFVGVGARFGTTMESKEKHANQTKLILADPPDCCGTLKNKLSGEVILVERGKCKFTKKANVAQAAGASAILIINYKTELYKMVCESNETDLNIHIPAVMLPKDAGASLQNSLKSNSSVSVQLYSPERPLVDIAEVFLWLMAVGTILCASYWSAWSAREAMIEHDKLLKDATEEFVNGEDTDGSGVVDITATSAVLFVVIASCFLVMVYKLMSSWFVEVLVVLFCIGGVEGLQTCLVALLSRWFRCAGETFIKVPFFGAVSYLTLAVTPFCIAFAVSWAVYRRISFAWIGQDILGIALILTVLQIVHVPNLKVGTVLLGCAFLYDIFWVFVSTMMFHESVMIVVARGDRSGEDGIPMLLKIPRMFDPWGGYSIIGFGDILIPGLLIAFSLRYDWLAKKNLRAGYFLWCMVAYGLGLLITYVALNLMDGHGQPALLYIVPLMLGTFLILGKKRGDLKVLWTRGEPERSCQHVQLKKCSE; encoded by the exons ATGGATTTACAGATACTCTTACGGGCAGTTTTTTTGGCTGCCCTGCTTGTATTTGTTAGTCTTCCTTATTCGGTTTATGCGGGGGACATTGTACAAGATGACGATCAGGCTCCGAGTCAGCCTGGTTGTAACAACAACTTCGTTCTG GTTAAAGTCCAAACTTCGGTGGATGGTATACAAGGCAGTGAGTTTGTAGGTGTTGGTGCTCGATTCGGCACCACCATGGAGTCAAAGGAGAAGCATGCAAATCAAACTAAGCTTATCCTTGCGGATCCTCCTGATTGTTGCGGCACACTTAAGAATAAG CTTTCTGGAGAAGTCATCCTGGTTGAACGAGGTAAATGCAAGTTCACAAAAAAGGCAAATGTTGCACAAGCTGCTGGTGCTTCAGCAATCCTAATTATAAATTATAAGACGG AGCTCTACAAAATGGTCTGTGAATCGAATGAAACAGATCTCAATATACATATACCGGCAGTGATGCTTCCAAAAGATGCGGGTGCAAGTTTGCAGAACAGTTTAAAAAGCAATTCCTCTG TTTCTGTGCAGCTATATTCTCCAGAACGTCCTCTGGTTGACATAGCAGAGGTGTTTTTATGGCTTATGGCGGTTGGTACTATCTTGTGTGCATCATATTGGTCCGCATGGAGTGCCAGAGAAGCAATGATTGAGCATGATAAACTATTGAAG GATGCTACAGAAGAATTTGTAAATGGTGAAGATACAGATGGTAGTGGTGTTGTGGACATTACCGCAACATCAGCGGTCCTTTTTGTTGTGATTGCTTCATGCTTCTTGGTTATGGTTTACAAGCTTATGTCCTCCTGGTTCGTGGAGGTTTTGGTGGTTCTATTTTGTATCGGAGGTGTAGAG GGCCTGCAAACTTGTTTGGTGGCTTTGTTATCAAG GTGGTTTAGATGTGCTGGAGAAACATTTATTAAAGTGCCGTTCTTTGGAGCTGTTTCTTACCTTACGTTGGCTGTTACTCCGTTCTGCATAGCATTTGCTGTTTCTTGGGCAGTGTATCGCCGCATCTCCTTTGCTTGGATAGGTCAAGATATCCTT GGGATTGCGCTGATACTTACAGTTCTTCAGATTGTTCATGTACCTAATCTCAAG GTGGGCACAGTGCTTCTCGGTTGTGCTTTCTTGTACGACATCTTCTGGGTGTTTGTTTCTACGATGATGTTCCATGAAAGTGTAATGATTGTG GTTGCTCGTGGTGATAGAAGTGGTGAGGATGGTATTCCAATGTTACTGAAGATCCCACGCATGTTTGATCCCTGGGGTGGTTACAGCATTATTGGATTTGGTGACATCCTTATACCAGGGTTGCTAATTGCTTTTTCATTGAG GTATGATTGGCTGGCAAAGAAGAATCTTCGAGCTGGATACTTCCTATGGTGTATGGTTGCATATGGTTTAG GTCTCCTCATTACGTATGTGGCTTTGAATTTGATGGATGGACATGGCCAGCCAGCTCTTCTTTACATTGTTCCTCTTATGCTTG GTACCTTTTTAATATTGGGGAAGAAGAGAGGTGACCTCAAAGTTCTATGGACGAGAGGAGAACCTGAGAGGTCTTGCCAGCATGTTCAGCTGAAAAAGTGTAGCGAATGA